The following proteins are co-located in the Terriglobia bacterium genome:
- a CDS encoding glycosyltransferase family 4 protein, which yields MKLPANDPRAEGTAGSSLHGGRSLGRVAVLFNSPFLYGMERAVIELFSVLRPEIEALFVMTHVTLRENLPVLRQIEARGLPHVFWPDHKPWPRLGKPRSLSHLLRMIWAWVRGSIALFKSGAGRDALYVGSLFASPYGMPLAFYYRSRGRRVVHHFHDLNNNRLLMRAWAPFVTDFVHNSRFGLEAVLQDHPYLRKKRNHLLPYIMDLAAPAPWPGADARKRNLVFAGRVSSQKGIDYLLEAFARVAAGYPDTTLHIVGTCAKEYEEEFESRLSAAQGMADVKFWGYLENVIDLLGSAYLHVQSTPPSRCHESFPRIALEAMASGVPSVCFRSGGLQDMIKDGVTGILCAEETVEALADAIGRFLADPDLRERCGKNARETYLREYSAAKLRGRWLKLLARRGAECAANE from the coding sequence ATGAAACTGCCGGCGAACGATCCCCGTGCGGAAGGGACGGCAGGCTCGTCACTGCACGGCGGGCGCTCGCTGGGTCGTGTGGCTGTTCTTTTCAACTCACCATTCTTGTACGGGATGGAGCGCGCGGTCATCGAACTGTTCAGCGTGCTCAGGCCGGAGATCGAGGCGCTGTTTGTCATGACGCATGTCACGCTCCGTGAGAACCTGCCTGTGTTGAGGCAGATCGAGGCCCGCGGACTGCCGCACGTTTTTTGGCCTGACCACAAACCGTGGCCGAGGCTTGGGAAGCCACGCTCGCTGTCTCACCTGCTGCGGATGATATGGGCATGGGTACGAGGGAGCATCGCGCTGTTTAAGAGCGGCGCAGGAAGGGATGCCTTGTATGTCGGCTCCTTGTTCGCATCCCCATACGGTATGCCGCTGGCGTTTTACTACCGATCGCGCGGGCGGCGCGTGGTGCACCACTTTCACGATCTCAACAACAACCGATTGCTGATGAGGGCCTGGGCGCCATTTGTGACCGATTTTGTCCACAACTCCCGCTTCGGACTGGAGGCCGTCCTGCAGGACCATCCGTACTTGCGCAAGAAGCGAAACCACCTACTGCCGTACATCATGGACCTTGCCGCTCCGGCGCCTTGGCCGGGCGCTGACGCCCGCAAGCGCAACTTGGTGTTTGCTGGACGCGTATCATCGCAAAAGGGCATCGATTACCTGCTTGAGGCATTCGCGCGAGTCGCAGCCGGCTATCCCGACACCACGTTGCACATCGTGGGCACCTGCGCAAAAGAGTACGAAGAGGAGTTCGAGAGCCGGCTGAGCGCGGCGCAAGGGATGGCCGACGTGAAGTTCTGGGGATACCTTGAAAACGTCATCGACCTGCTGGGATCCGCGTACTTGCATGTGCAATCTACACCGCCAAGCCGATGCCACGAATCGTTTCCCCGCATCGCGCTGGAAGCGATGGCTTCCGGTGTGCCATCCGTATGTTTCCGAAGCGGTGGTTTGCAAGACATGATCAAGGATGGCGTCACGGGAATTCTGTGCGCTGAGGAAACCGTCGAGGCGCTCGCGGATGCGATCGGACGATTCCTCGCCGACCCGGATTTGCGCGAGCGTTGCGGAAAAAATGCGCGGGAAACTTACCTCCGCGAGTACTCGGCGGCAAAACTTCGGGGGCGTTGGTTGAAACTGCTCGCCCGCAGGGGTGCTGAATGTGCCGCCAACGAATAG
- a CDS encoding class I SAM-dependent methyltransferase has product MTQANSQYDAWHERVSTWEQDSSERLFAWHKTVLKLLPPIDGKEVLEVGCGRGDFSIYLARKYPAARITGVDFSPKAIDIARTRCDERLTNLCFETGDAESLRFSSETFDFVISCECLEHVLHPETMAAEISRVLKPRGQFILTTPNHLNGMMLSWLKSWATKTPFDSGWGAQPHENFFLYWRVKSLLQAGGLAVEHMESSHFQWLLLPRTAPHKLCTEDFNSGFWKRVFRPFGVHFTFQGSKRVK; this is encoded by the coding sequence ATGACACAGGCGAATTCGCAGTACGATGCATGGCATGAACGGGTTAGCACCTGGGAGCAGGATAGCTCGGAACGATTATTCGCCTGGCACAAGACCGTGCTCAAGCTGCTTCCGCCAATCGACGGGAAAGAGGTTCTCGAGGTTGGGTGCGGCAGAGGCGATTTCAGCATCTACCTCGCGCGGAAGTATCCCGCAGCGCGGATTACCGGCGTCGATTTTTCCCCAAAAGCCATTGACATTGCTCGCACGAGATGTGATGAGCGGTTAACCAACTTGTGCTTCGAAACTGGCGATGCCGAGTCGCTACGTTTCTCTTCCGAAACCTTCGACTTCGTGATCTCCTGCGAGTGCCTGGAACATGTTTTGCATCCGGAAACAATGGCCGCGGAGATTTCCCGGGTGCTGAAGCCGCGAGGGCAGTTCATTCTAACGACACCGAATCATCTCAACGGAATGATGCTTTCGTGGCTGAAATCATGGGCAACAAAAACCCCGTTCGATTCCGGTTGGGGCGCCCAGCCGCACGAAAATTTCTTTCTTTATTGGCGTGTCAAGTCGCTGTTGCAAGCCGGCGGGTTGGCCGTCGAGCACATGGAGAGCAGCCACTTCCAATGGCTTCTTCTCCCCCGCACTGCCCCGCACAAGCTGTGCACGGAGGATTTCAACAGCGGATTCTGGAAACGAGTGTTCCGACCGTTTGGAGTGCACTTTACGTTTCAAGGCTCGAAGCGGGTGAAATGA
- a CDS encoding nucleotide sugar dehydrogenase encodes MKRTYSIIGLGKLGASMAAAIASKGFDVIGVDVNHQSVDLLNSGHAPIQETGLEQLVEANRSRLRATLDHRDAILNSDVSFVIVPTPSDERGAFSLQYASWAFREIGRALREKSSYHLVVLTSTVLPGSTRHGLVPILERASGKQAGRDFGACYSPEFIALGSVIHDFLHPDFTLVGEFDQRSGGLLQACYADIMNDDPPCRRMSLENAELTKIAINAYVTTKITFANMLADICEHIPGGDIDVVTDALGADSRIGRKYLTGALGYGGPCFPRDNVALGFFARAVGTRAELAETTEQSNRGLADKIVRQLRGLIGRGESVAVLGLAYKPNSHVIEESQGVFLAKALSKAGARVVAYDPLAGAAARSALLYSAVVLDSVAACLAEADVALITTPDPEFHRLSAADFPVRPNGITVVDFWRILRGQLSGAKHVRYVPIGCSRRDAENAAALIALWEGIATSETGA; translated from the coding sequence ATGAAACGGACCTATTCGATCATCGGTCTCGGCAAGCTGGGTGCCAGCATGGCGGCCGCGATTGCGAGCAAAGGGTTCGATGTCATCGGCGTTGACGTCAACCACCAGTCGGTGGATCTGCTGAATTCCGGCCATGCTCCGATCCAGGAAACCGGCCTCGAGCAACTGGTCGAAGCCAACCGTTCGCGGCTGCGCGCCACCCTGGACCACCGCGACGCCATCCTCAATTCCGATGTCTCGTTCGTCATCGTTCCCACCCCCAGCGACGAACGCGGCGCTTTCTCGCTGCAGTACGCCTCCTGGGCGTTCCGTGAAATCGGTCGCGCTCTCCGCGAAAAGTCTTCTTATCATCTCGTGGTGCTTACCAGTACGGTTCTGCCAGGCTCGACCCGGCATGGCCTGGTGCCTATCCTGGAGCGCGCATCTGGCAAGCAGGCCGGCCGCGACTTTGGCGCGTGCTACAGCCCGGAATTCATCGCCCTGGGCAGTGTCATTCACGATTTTCTCCATCCCGACTTCACTCTCGTCGGCGAATTCGACCAGCGTTCCGGCGGCCTGCTGCAGGCCTGCTATGCCGACATCATGAACGATGATCCGCCCTGCCGCCGCATGAGCTTGGAGAACGCGGAGCTAACCAAGATCGCGATCAATGCTTATGTCACCACCAAGATCACCTTCGCCAACATGCTGGCCGACATCTGCGAGCATATTCCGGGCGGCGATATTGATGTTGTCACCGATGCTCTGGGCGCCGACAGCCGCATCGGCCGCAAGTACCTGACCGGAGCGCTCGGCTACGGGGGGCCGTGTTTTCCTCGCGACAACGTTGCTCTAGGCTTCTTCGCGCGCGCTGTCGGCACGCGAGCCGAACTCGCCGAGACCACGGAGCAGAGCAATCGCGGCCTCGCCGATAAGATTGTCCGCCAACTTCGCGGCTTGATTGGACGAGGCGAATCGGTTGCCGTACTCGGCCTGGCCTACAAGCCGAACTCCCATGTCATCGAGGAATCCCAGGGTGTCTTTCTGGCCAAGGCGCTGTCCAAAGCGGGCGCGCGCGTGGTCGCATATGACCCGCTGGCAGGCGCGGCTGCGCGCAGCGCGCTCCTCTATTCCGCTGTGGTTCTTGACTCTGTCGCCGCGTGTCTCGCCGAGGCCGACGTCGCACTTATCACCACCCCCGATCCGGAATTCCACCGGCTCAGCGCCGCCGATTTTCCCGTACGCCCCAATGGCATCACCGTGGTGGACTTCTGGCGCATCCTCAGGGGCCAGCTCTCCGGCGCCAAGCATGTCCGCTATGTTCCGATCGGCTGCAGCCGGCGTGATGCGGAAAATGCCGCTGCCCTGATTGCGCTCTGGGAGGGCATCGCCACCTCCGAGACAGGAGCCTGA
- a CDS encoding alpha-1,2-fucosyltransferase — translation MIVVRFAGGLGNQLFQYALGRHLSLIHKRPLHFDVSGYTDVKGDPKAGIRLFGLHSFSVKGEVATPDVLECFLIYRTPGTRGRLARLANRFCPLSRKRYLQEPPSSYWQFYPPVLTSPLAEPVCLVGNWQSQKYFSHIAATLREEVSLRSPADGQNAAMLAAISASNSVAVHVRRGDRYHGEGLYGVLPVAYYHAAAGAIAGKVSRPHFYVFSDEPEWAREVLALPGPTVFVSHNGDEKNHEDLRLMAACKHHIIANSSFSWWAAWLGKKDNQLVYAPTKYQIGSNCDYSDYYPAEWNLLDAG, via the coding sequence ATGATCGTGGTTCGCTTCGCGGGAGGGCTAGGTAACCAGTTGTTCCAGTATGCGCTCGGCAGGCACCTGTCTTTAATCCACAAACGCCCGTTGCACTTCGATGTCTCCGGCTATACCGACGTCAAGGGTGACCCCAAGGCGGGGATCAGGCTCTTTGGGTTGCATTCGTTCTCCGTCAAGGGCGAGGTCGCAACTCCGGATGTACTGGAGTGCTTTCTGATCTACCGCACGCCGGGGACGCGCGGGCGTCTAGCGCGACTGGCGAACCGTTTCTGCCCTCTCTCCCGGAAACGTTACCTTCAGGAGCCGCCCTCGTCTTATTGGCAGTTTTACCCACCTGTGCTGACATCGCCCCTCGCCGAACCCGTTTGTCTGGTGGGCAACTGGCAAAGCCAAAAATACTTTTCGCATATCGCCGCTACCCTTCGCGAAGAAGTTAGTCTGAGGTCACCGGCCGATGGCCAGAATGCCGCCATGCTGGCCGCGATTTCCGCGAGTAATTCGGTAGCGGTGCATGTCCGCCGCGGTGACCGCTACCACGGCGAAGGCCTGTATGGCGTTCTGCCGGTCGCCTACTACCATGCGGCGGCCGGCGCTATCGCCGGCAAGGTATCCCGGCCGCACTTCTATGTTTTTTCTGATGAACCAGAGTGGGCCCGGGAAGTGCTCGCCCTGCCGGGTCCGACCGTGTTTGTTTCCCACAATGGCGATGAGAAAAACCACGAAGATCTGCGGTTGATGGCCGCGTGCAAGCACCACATCATCGCCAACAGCAGCTTCAGTTGGTGGGCAGCCTGGCTGGGGAAAAAGGACAATCAACTGGTGTATGCGCCGACTAAATACCAAATCGGCTCGAATTGCGACTATAGCGACTACTACCCTGCAGAGTGGAACCTGCTGGATGCCGGTTAG
- a CDS encoding glycosyltransferase, whose product MAGTAATEIADGMARGLAQYPRLLYMCDLPPSNLNGGPILMRRLLADYPADRLTVACAPDFLRRAAGTLLDCQHVTLFRTSGTGRWGLGRVKQLVDLLAVPHIQRAAETIIREKRIEAVLTVAQDLFFLAAVGAARNVGVPCVAVVHDDWVSCIGRHMFVPRAAAPRLFRRTLQRASRVYAVSAGVQDWLAQDFGVASQVQLPATEAHDEVSTRARSENPFRIAYTGSLTAGPMVTMGLLVNVLLHDFAGHSWQLNLYGAFEQTARDRGWADPRIRAHGWSTQEQVRAALRDSDLVYLPMGFDPESRLFSVRSFPSKFADYLASGRPALVCAPPEASVSRYIREHACAELVEEPSPQRLADALRTLMYNPERRESLASRGLEKFRAYHDIRVQQQEFVADLQRLIPARPECP is encoded by the coding sequence ATGGCCGGTACAGCAGCGACCGAGATCGCCGATGGCATGGCGCGTGGGTTGGCCCAATATCCACGGCTGCTGTATATGTGCGACCTTCCGCCCAGCAACCTGAACGGCGGGCCCATCCTGATGCGCCGGTTGCTGGCGGATTACCCGGCTGACCGACTCACCGTCGCCTGCGCGCCCGACTTCCTGCGTCGCGCCGCCGGCACGCTGCTCGACTGCCAGCACGTGACGCTGTTTCGGACCAGCGGTACGGGCCGTTGGGGCTTGGGACGGGTGAAGCAACTGGTTGATTTGCTGGCCGTCCCTCATATCCAGCGCGCGGCGGAAACAATCATCCGCGAAAAGCGAATCGAGGCGGTGCTGACGGTCGCTCAGGACTTGTTTTTCCTGGCTGCGGTCGGCGCGGCACGCAACGTGGGCGTACCCTGCGTTGCTGTGGTGCACGACGATTGGGTGTCCTGCATCGGCCGGCATATGTTCGTGCCGAGGGCAGCCGCGCCCCGGCTGTTCCGGCGCACGTTGCAGCGAGCGAGTCGGGTGTACGCTGTCAGCGCGGGCGTGCAGGACTGGCTCGCCCAGGATTTTGGCGTCGCCTCGCAAGTGCAATTGCCCGCCACTGAGGCGCATGACGAGGTCAGCACCCGCGCACGCAGCGAAAATCCGTTTCGCATCGCCTACACGGGATCCCTCACGGCCGGGCCGATGGTGACTATGGGTTTGCTGGTGAACGTGTTGCTGCACGATTTTGCCGGCCATTCCTGGCAGCTTAATCTCTACGGCGCTTTCGAGCAGACCGCGCGCGACCGCGGTTGGGCCGACCCTCGCATCCGCGCGCATGGCTGGAGCACGCAGGAGCAGGTTCGCGCCGCCTTGCGCGACTCCGACCTGGTGTACCTGCCGATGGGGTTTGATCCCGAGTCGCGGCTTTTCTCTGTCCGCTCTTTCCCCTCCAAGTTCGCCGACTATCTCGCATCCGGCCGGCCTGCGCTGGTCTGCGCTCCTCCGGAAGCCTCCGTCAGCCGATACATTCGCGAGCACGCCTGCGCCGAACTCGTGGAGGAACCTTCGCCGCAGCGGCTCGCCGATGCCCTTCGCACGCTGATGTACAATCCGGAGCGGCGCGAATCGCTAGCCTCTCGCGGCCTCGAAAAATTTCGTGCGTACCACGACATCCGTGTGCAGCAGCAGGAATTCGTCGCTGATTTGCAGCGACTCATCCCAGCCAGGCCGGAGTGCCCGTGA
- a CDS encoding FkbM family methyltransferase yields MRTKVFRRLSARVVAVEPQESCMAILRRAYGRDPEVALVQAACGAASGQAIMRACELDVLSSLSDEWITAVSNSGRFTPAWTKQEPCTLITVDELIRTYGSPAFIKIDVEGYELQVLKGLSRVVPCLSFEFTPERCEAAAECAERLSGLGFREFNLSRGESFELLFDPWVQQDELVPLLRSYREDTVIFGDVYARS; encoded by the coding sequence ATGCGGACGAAGGTGTTCCGCCGCTTAAGCGCGAGGGTGGTCGCGGTGGAGCCGCAAGAATCCTGCATGGCCATTCTGCGCCGCGCCTATGGCCGCGATCCGGAAGTTGCGCTGGTACAGGCCGCATGCGGAGCGGCGAGTGGCCAGGCCATCATGCGCGCTTGCGAACTCGACGTGTTGTCGTCGCTTTCTGACGAGTGGATCACCGCCGTCAGCAATTCGGGAAGGTTTACGCCGGCCTGGACAAAACAGGAGCCCTGCACCTTGATCACGGTTGATGAGCTGATCCGTACCTATGGGTCGCCGGCGTTCATCAAGATTGACGTTGAGGGCTACGAATTACAGGTGCTCAAGGGGCTGAGCCGAGTTGTGCCTTGCCTTTCCTTCGAATTCACGCCTGAACGCTGCGAGGCGGCGGCGGAATGCGCCGAGCGCCTGAGCGGCCTCGGCTTTCGTGAGTTTAACCTCTCGCGGGGAGAGTCTTTCGAGCTGTTGTTCGATCCCTGGGTCCAGCAGGATGAACTGGTACCGCTATTAAGAAGCTATCGTGAAGACACCGTCATCTTCGGAGACGTTTACGCCAGGTCGTAA
- a CDS encoding NAD-dependent epimerase/dehydratase family protein, whose product MESLLVTGSSGLIGSECVTYFDRLGWRVHGVDNNMRMSFFGPDGDTTWNLQRLRNCCRNFEHHDLDIRDRAKILGLVKDLRPALLIHCAAQPSHDLAKDRPFDDFEINATGTLNLLEATRQFAKESPFVFMSTNKVYGDAPNELPLKELETRWEYARAEDWNGISESCRIDATLHSLFGASKAAADLVVQEYGRYFQMPTVCFRGGCLTGPNHASAELHGFLAYLARCFREDRPYRIFGYKGKQVRDNIHSQDVCDAFYAFYDAPRCAAVYNLGGGRQNSVSMIEAIRRMSDLFGKKLKTEYVEQNRVGDHICYISDLRRFEGDYPRWRVRVSLDDILEQFVAPLKSSMVSSLVE is encoded by the coding sequence ATGGAATCTCTTTTGGTGACGGGGTCCTCGGGCCTGATTGGCTCGGAATGTGTCACGTACTTTGACCGCCTGGGATGGCGTGTCCACGGCGTTGACAACAACATGCGCATGTCGTTCTTCGGGCCGGATGGCGACACCACCTGGAACCTGCAACGGCTGCGCAATTGCTGCCGTAACTTCGAACATCACGACCTCGATATCCGCGACCGGGCGAAAATCCTTGGCCTCGTCAAAGACCTGCGTCCCGCTCTGCTGATTCATTGCGCCGCGCAGCCTTCGCACGACCTTGCCAAAGATCGCCCCTTCGACGACTTCGAGATCAACGCCACCGGCACGCTGAACCTGCTGGAGGCCACGCGCCAGTTTGCCAAGGAGTCGCCGTTCGTTTTCATGAGCACGAACAAGGTGTATGGCGACGCCCCCAACGAGCTGCCCCTCAAGGAACTGGAAACGCGCTGGGAGTACGCGCGTGCGGAAGACTGGAACGGCATCAGCGAGTCCTGCCGTATTGACGCCACGCTCCACAGCCTATTCGGCGCGTCGAAGGCGGCGGCCGATCTGGTAGTGCAGGAATACGGGCGCTACTTCCAAATGCCGACGGTGTGTTTTCGTGGCGGATGTTTGACCGGGCCCAACCATGCCAGCGCGGAGTTGCATGGCTTTCTCGCGTACCTGGCGCGCTGCTTCCGCGAGGACCGCCCTTACCGCATCTTCGGCTACAAGGGCAAGCAAGTGCGCGACAACATCCATTCGCAGGATGTGTGCGACGCCTTCTACGCCTTCTACGATGCTCCGCGTTGCGCGGCGGTGTACAACCTGGGCGGCGGGCGGCAGAACTCGGTTTCGATGATCGAAGCCATTCGCCGCATGAGCGACCTGTTCGGCAAGAAGCTCAAGACCGAGTACGTCGAGCAGAACCGCGTCGGCGACCACATCTGCTATATCAGCGACCTGCGCCGTTTCGAGGGCGACTACCCAAGGTGGCGCGTGCGGGTTTCGCTGGACGATATCCTCGAGCAGTTCGTGGCCCCGTTGAAGTCAAGCATGGTGTCTTCTCTGGTTGAGTAA
- a CDS encoding class I SAM-dependent methyltransferase, producing MHFTDRIRKLIPRAVKRAVKPLLPQILALPKDPNQYVGTDEVSGQLQLELLKREGCRPDSKALEIGCGNLHAGVMLIEHLMKGHYAGVDPNTWLRRQTLKDRRVRELVREKQARFLSVDNFDASSLGTKFDFILSHSVLSHAAHWQLEQYLRNACKVLAPGGRILASIYLAEGNAYGSSGTPGKQDSMDETWQYPGISWFKLATVVTAAGRCGLTVVYKPEYTEFYVKTRPNECHDWLVFYWKG from the coding sequence ATGCATTTCACGGATCGCATCCGAAAGCTCATACCCCGCGCAGTGAAGCGGGCCGTCAAACCTCTGTTGCCGCAGATCCTGGCCTTACCAAAGGATCCGAATCAATACGTCGGCACGGACGAGGTAAGCGGGCAACTCCAACTTGAGCTCCTCAAGCGGGAGGGGTGCAGACCTGATTCGAAGGCGCTGGAGATCGGCTGTGGGAATCTGCATGCTGGAGTCATGCTGATCGAGCATTTGATGAAAGGACACTACGCCGGGGTGGATCCGAATACTTGGTTGCGACGACAGACCCTAAAAGACCGCCGCGTCCGGGAGCTTGTCAGGGAGAAACAGGCCAGATTCCTAAGCGTGGACAACTTTGATGCGAGTAGCTTGGGGACGAAGTTCGATTTCATTTTGTCTCATTCCGTGTTGTCGCACGCCGCGCATTGGCAACTGGAACAGTACCTGCGAAACGCCTGCAAAGTTCTGGCACCCGGGGGCCGCATTCTCGCCTCCATTTACTTGGCCGAGGGTAATGCCTACGGCAGCAGCGGTACACCCGGCAAGCAAGATTCCATGGATGAGACCTGGCAGTACCCCGGCATATCTTGGTTCAAACTTGCCACGGTAGTAACCGCAGCCGGCCGATGCGGGTTGACGGTCGTTTACAAACCTGAATACACGGAATTCTACGTTAAGACACGTCCGAATGAGTGCCATGATTGGCTTGTGTTCTATTGGAAGGGATGA
- a CDS encoding FkbM family methyltransferase: MLRLLDRPGGRWALQAFTNALVRRQLRSNAASVFWDGEMWVHRYDRDFFPDCNYYDYSINSASAWPTQKRKREQNSEYFWFHSYRPEPGDVIVDIGAGRGEDAFAFSRAVGPHGRVLAVEAHPETFLYLRKTCEYNRLENIRVLNLAISDTRGEVLISTGSDYVANALTAEPSAGSYRVHAETLDNLFDREGIARVDFLKINIEGAETAALRGLVRWYSRVGSVCIACHDFLADSGGGDQLRTRASVIAALQQMGFKVVLRDDAPEPWVRGHVDGFRTR, from the coding sequence ATGCTACGTCTTCTGGACCGCCCCGGCGGCCGTTGGGCACTCCAGGCTTTCACCAACGCCCTGGTTAGACGCCAACTGCGCTCGAACGCCGCGTCCGTGTTCTGGGACGGCGAGATGTGGGTCCATCGCTATGATCGCGATTTCTTCCCTGACTGCAATTACTACGACTACTCCATCAATTCCGCCTCCGCTTGGCCCACACAAAAGCGTAAACGGGAGCAAAACTCCGAGTATTTCTGGTTTCATTCGTACCGGCCTGAGCCCGGGGACGTCATCGTTGACATCGGAGCGGGCCGAGGCGAAGACGCGTTCGCCTTTTCGCGCGCCGTTGGCCCGCACGGCCGCGTGCTCGCCGTGGAAGCCCACCCGGAAACCTTCCTGTATTTGCGGAAGACCTGTGAATACAACCGGCTCGAAAACATCCGTGTTCTTAACCTAGCGATCTCAGACACGCGGGGTGAGGTTCTGATTTCCACGGGTTCCGACTACGTGGCGAATGCACTCACCGCAGAGCCATCCGCCGGCAGCTACCGAGTCCATGCCGAAACCCTAGACAATTTGTTCGACCGCGAAGGGATCGCCCGGGTGGACTTCCTTAAGATCAACATTGAAGGCGCCGAAACTGCGGCACTCCGGGGGCTCGTGCGCTGGTACTCACGCGTAGGTTCGGTTTGCATCGCCTGTCACGATTTCCTGGCTGACTCGGGCGGCGGCGATCAGCTTCGAACTCGCGCCAGCGTGATCGCCGCCCTGCAGCAGATGGGATTCAAAGTGGTTCTTCGCGACGATGCCCCCGAACCCTGGGTCCGCGGCCACGTTGACGGCTTCCGGACGAGGTGA
- a CDS encoding glycosyltransferase family 4 protein, with amino-acid sequence MANTAIHCEALGKRYRLGERPIEETSQHSKRPRLVSSLYRPIFPARTRPPSKERTLRMRILFVTWVNCVHTARWIAQLDGLGWDLHIFAVSQSTPHPELRGVTVHRLITGPRTRSVLPQIGFSWPFARGETRAMQLLEKFDRYSAAARLARLVQSLKPDIVHSLAMHGGAYDVLNARKRIGVQFPPWIYSCWGVDIHHFGRLPEHEERIRQVLRYSDYMTTDCRRDVQLAREFGFSGETVGVFPGGGGFDLQEMRAVRQPGPVRSRRVIVVKGYQCHPGSVRNDHPGARGLVAIEALRRCAPLLPGYEVVVYSAYPEVRVAGEQLAREAKLPFRFPPLLTHREMARLFGSARIAIGLATSDGTPNAMLEAMIAGAFPIQSDTISTREWIDGENGLLVPPEDATAVAEAITRAVKDDNMVDRAAELNATMADQRLERGAIQAKVIEMYQLVKAHGGERIRRRAECLV; translated from the coding sequence ATGGCTAATACCGCGATTCATTGTGAAGCGCTCGGCAAACGCTACCGGCTGGGAGAGCGTCCCATCGAGGAAACGTCGCAACACTCGAAGCGTCCACGCCTCGTTTCATCACTGTATCGCCCGATTTTCCCAGCGCGGACGCGTCCACCCTCGAAGGAGAGAACCTTAAGGATGCGAATACTTTTCGTTACCTGGGTCAATTGTGTGCATACTGCGCGCTGGATTGCGCAACTTGACGGGTTAGGTTGGGACCTTCATATTTTTGCAGTGTCGCAGAGTACGCCGCATCCTGAACTGCGAGGAGTCACGGTCCATCGTCTCATCACCGGACCACGCACACGATCAGTGTTGCCGCAGATAGGGTTTTCGTGGCCGTTTGCGCGCGGAGAAACGCGCGCAATGCAGTTGCTTGAAAAGTTTGACCGGTACTCGGCGGCAGCCCGCCTGGCGCGATTAGTTCAGTCGCTGAAGCCAGACATTGTGCACTCGCTGGCCATGCACGGGGGGGCATACGACGTGTTGAATGCGCGCAAACGCATCGGGGTGCAATTTCCGCCGTGGATTTATTCGTGTTGGGGTGTCGACATACACCACTTCGGCCGGCTGCCCGAACATGAAGAACGGATCAGGCAGGTGCTGCGGTACTCCGACTATATGACGACCGACTGCCGGCGCGACGTGCAACTCGCCCGTGAGTTCGGTTTCTCTGGTGAGACGGTTGGCGTTTTTCCGGGCGGGGGTGGTTTTGATTTGCAGGAGATGCGTGCAGTCAGACAGCCCGGACCTGTGCGGTCGCGACGAGTTATTGTCGTCAAGGGATATCAATGCCATCCGGGATCCGTCCGAAACGACCACCCAGGTGCCCGAGGGTTGGTTGCGATCGAAGCGCTGCGCCGTTGCGCGCCGCTGCTGCCGGGCTACGAAGTGGTGGTTTACTCGGCGTATCCGGAGGTGCGCGTCGCGGGGGAGCAGCTTGCGCGGGAAGCCAAACTACCATTCAGATTCCCTCCGCTTCTGACACACCGCGAAATGGCGCGTTTGTTTGGCTCAGCGCGTATAGCAATCGGGCTTGCTACGTCAGACGGGACGCCGAACGCGATGCTGGAGGCGATGATCGCCGGCGCGTTTCCGATTCAGTCCGACACGATCTCCACGCGCGAATGGATTGACGGAGAAAACGGCCTGCTGGTTCCGCCGGAAGACGCGACGGCCGTCGCGGAGGCGATCACGCGAGCCGTGAAAGACGACAACATGGTAGACCGAGCTGCCGAATTGAACGCTACGATGGCGGACCAGCGCCTGGAGCGCGGCGCAATTCAAGCGAAAGTAATCGAGATGTACCAGCTCGTCAAGGCGCACGGCGGCGAAAGGATCCGACGGCGAGCCGAGTGCCTGGTTTGA